Proteins encoded in a region of the Candidatus Limnocylindrales bacterium genome:
- a CDS encoding pyridoxamine 5'-phosphate oxidase family protein: MEVFDHISEDLAAFIAEQPMFFVATAPLSGGHVNLSPKGLDTLRVIGPTMVAYLDLTGSGNETSSHLAENGRLTLMLCSFGARTMILRLYGRGRTVLPDDHAYGLLRPHFGDIVGERQIIVLDVERVQTSCGYAVPRMDNPRQRDTLVRWAEKKGDEGLKNYRAEKNALSIDGLPAPIGRTRSTD; the protein is encoded by the coding sequence ATGGAAGTTTTCGATCACATCTCCGAAGACCTGGCCGCGTTCATCGCCGAGCAGCCGATGTTTTTCGTGGCCACGGCCCCGCTTTCCGGCGGACACGTCAACCTGTCGCCGAAAGGCCTCGATACGCTGCGCGTGATCGGACCGACGATGGTCGCGTACCTCGATCTTACCGGCAGCGGCAACGAAACCTCGTCGCATCTTGCCGAGAACGGCCGCCTTACGCTGATGCTGTGCAGCTTCGGTGCGAGGACGATGATCCTTCGCCTCTACGGCCGCGGACGCACCGTGCTGCCGGACGATCACGCCTACGGACTGCTGCGCCCGCATTTCGGTGACATCGTCGGCGAGCGCCAGATCATCGTGCTCGACGTCGAGCGCGTGCAGACGTCGTGCGGCTACGCGGTGCCGCGCATGGACAATCCGCGCCAGCGCGACACGCTGGTGCGCTGGGCCGAGAAGAAGGGCGACGAAGGCCTGAAGAACTACCGCGCCGAGAAGAACGCGCTCAGCATCGACGGACTTCCGGCACCGATCGGGCGCACGCGATCCACCGATTGA
- a CDS encoding crotonase/enoyl-CoA hydratase family protein, translating to MSTSAVTVTIENTTAVVTVDDGRANALSADVLDGLGEALDRAETDDVAAVVMTGRAGRFCAGFDLTVMMAGARERRVLVEKGAHLFLRMAEFPRPIVLACSGHALAAGAVWLCCVDWRIGADIDAKIGLNEVAIGMPLPIFAMEVARERLSKRHFLAATAHARIYQPREAVDAGYLDEVVPAADLLSAAKAKAAALAQLKQPAFALTKKSAMRATLRHIRDTLEEDMDRVG from the coding sequence ATGAGCACCAGCGCAGTAACCGTAACGATCGAAAACACGACGGCCGTCGTCACCGTCGACGACGGCCGTGCAAACGCCTTGTCGGCCGACGTCCTCGACGGCCTCGGCGAGGCGCTCGACCGTGCGGAGACGGATGACGTCGCGGCGGTCGTGATGACCGGACGTGCCGGCCGCTTCTGTGCAGGTTTCGATCTGACGGTAATGATGGCCGGTGCGCGCGAGCGCCGCGTGCTCGTCGAAAAGGGCGCGCATCTGTTCCTTCGCATGGCCGAGTTTCCTCGCCCGATCGTGCTCGCGTGCAGCGGCCATGCGCTGGCGGCGGGAGCGGTGTGGCTGTGCTGCGTCGACTGGCGGATCGGGGCCGACATCGATGCCAAGATCGGCCTGAACGAAGTGGCCATCGGAATGCCGCTGCCGATTTTTGCGATGGAGGTCGCGCGCGAGCGGCTGTCGAAGCGGCATTTCCTTGCCGCCACGGCGCACGCCCGCATCTACCAGCCGCGCGAAGCAGTCGATGCCGGCTATCTCGACGAGGTGGTGCCGGCCGCCGACCTGTTGAGCGCCGCGAAGGCGAAAGCCGCAGCCCTCGCACAGCTCAAGCAGCCCGCGTTCGCGCTCACCAAAAAGTCCGCGATGCGCGCAACGCTGCGCCACATCCGCGACACGCTCGAAGAAGACATGGACCGCGTCGGCTAG
- a CDS encoding DsbA family protein — MTLPRIRFTIWSDVLCPWCYNAAVCLERVQHDVRDKVRLDLVYKSYLLRPNPEPKSPERFRRYTESWLRPAAQPDAGEFRVWQTDEPPPSHSLPPAIAVKAAARQKSSGENDTFTTYHRALMQAYFARNLDVTSRRNILLVARECGLDESAMERDLDDPALAALVVAEHNEAFELGISGVPCVVIDGGFQLPGSQERAVYERVIDRLLARIASPADQGVL; from the coding sequence GTGACGCTTCCACGAATTCGGTTCACCATCTGGTCCGATGTGCTGTGTCCGTGGTGTTACAACGCTGCGGTCTGCCTCGAACGCGTCCAGCACGACGTCCGCGACAAAGTCCGCCTCGATCTCGTCTACAAAAGCTATCTGCTGCGGCCGAATCCGGAGCCGAAGTCGCCGGAACGATTCCGCCGTTATACCGAATCGTGGCTGCGGCCGGCTGCGCAGCCCGATGCCGGCGAATTTCGCGTGTGGCAGACCGACGAGCCGCCGCCGTCGCATTCGCTGCCGCCGGCGATCGCCGTCAAGGCTGCCGCGCGACAGAAGAGCAGCGGTGAGAACGACACCTTCACGACGTATCATCGCGCGCTGATGCAAGCGTACTTCGCGCGCAATCTCGACGTGACGTCGCGCCGCAACATCCTCCTCGTCGCGCGCGAATGCGGACTCGACGAATCGGCGATGGAGCGTGATCTCGACGATCCGGCGCTCGCTGCGCTCGTCGTCGCCGAGCACAACGAAGCGTTCGAGCTCGGCATCTCCGGCGTGCCGTGCGTCGTCATCGATGGCGGGTTCCAGCTGCCCGGCAGCCAGGAACGCGCCGTGTACGAACGCGTGATCGATCGTCTGCTGGCGCGCATTGCGTCGCCCGCAGATCAAGGAGTCCTATGA